One genomic segment of Rhinolophus sinicus isolate RSC01 linkage group LG11, ASM3656204v1, whole genome shotgun sequence includes these proteins:
- the CCNP gene encoding LOW QUALITY PROTEIN: cyclin-P (The sequence of the model RefSeq protein was modified relative to this genomic sequence to represent the inferred CDS: inserted 2 bases in 1 codon): MLVRCRSLRPTSRFGPPSRRXDPRPSSLQSPTASLDSEPPSAPASDGIPAGTSVSPGLSESPPGSCAPPGLEEALSALGLQGEREYAGDIFTEVLVCRALPGRALPRTVTPEMRTLVVDWLVQVHEYLGLAGDTLYLAVHLLDSYLRVGRVRLHRLQLLGVACLFVACKVEECVLPEPASLCLLGAGSFSQAELLRAERRILSRLDFRLHHPGPLLCLGLLAAVARSSSQVMLLATYFLELSLLEAEAARWEPGRRAAAALSLAHRVLNGAGSGQELALYSPAELSPLEPCMARAALRGPAPGRAAIFLKYARPQCQSTSLAAACLLRRPQPGPP; the protein is encoded by the exons ATGCTGGTGAGATGTAGAAGCCTGCGTCCCACCTCCCGGTTTGGGCCTCCTTCCAGGCG TGACCCCAGGCCCTCTTCCTTGCAGAGTCCCACTGCTTCCCTCGACTCAGAGCCCCCGAGCGCCCCAGCTTCTGACGGTATCCCTGCAGGCACGAGCGTTTCCCCAGGACTCTCAGAAAGCCCCCCGGGATCGTGCGCGCCGCCGGGGCTGGAGGAGGCGCTGAGCGCGCTGGGGCTGCAGGGAGAACGCGAGTACGCCGGGGACATCTTCACCGAGGTCTTG GTGTGCCGCGCGCTGCCCGGGAGGGCCCTGCCCCGCACCGTGACCCCGGAGATGCGCACACTAGTGGTGGACTGGCTGGTCCAGGTGCAC GAGTACCTGGGCCTGGCGGGGGACACTCTCTACCTGGCCGTGCACCTGCTCGATTCCTACCTGCGAGTGGGTCGAGTGCGCCTACATCGCCTGCAGCTGCTGGGCGTGGCCTGCCTGTTCGTGGCGTGCAAAGTGGAAGAGTGCGTGCTTCCCGAG CCTGCTTCCCTCTGCCTCTTGGGAGCTGGCTCTTTCTCGCAGGCCGAGCTTCTGCGGGCCGAGCGACGCATCCTGAGCCGCTTGGATTTCCGGCTGCACCACCCAGGTCCGCTCCTCTGCCTTGGCCTACTTGCTGCAGTGGCCCGGAGCAGCTCGCAG GTGATGCTACTTGCCACCTACTTCCTGGAGCTGTCTCTGCTGGAGGCCGAGGCCGCTCGGTGGGAGCCCGGTCGCCGCGCAGCAGCGGCACTGAGCCTGGCGCACCGCGTGCTCAACGGCGCGGGGTCCGGACAGGAGCTGGCGCTTTACAG CCCCGCAGAATTGAGCCCGCTGGAGCCGTGCATGGCCCGCGCTGCGCTCAGAGGCCCTGCGCCCGGCCGCGCCGCCATCTTCCTCAAGTACGCGCGGCCCCAATGCCAAAGCACCAGCCTTGCCGCCGCCTGCCTGCTCCGCCGCCCCCAGCCCGGGCCTCCCTGA
- the TTC9B gene encoding tetratricopeptide repeat protein 9B isoform X1, with amino-acid sequence MQRGALSPVLMLSAAPEPPPRPPPALSPPGPGPRHGSSRPGPAPEPSGGLGAALDSSLRAAVAFKAEGQRCYREKKFREAIGKYHRALLQLKAAQGTRPGGLSAPTPGPATSPGPARLSEEQRRLVENTEVECYDSLTACLLQSELVNYERVREYCLKVLEKQKGNFKATYRAGIAFYHLGDYARAMRYLQEARSREPTDTNVLRYIQLTQLKMNRCNLQREDSGTGPRDVIG; translated from the exons ATGCAGCGCGGCGCGCTGTCCCCGGTGCTGATGCTCAGCGCTGCCCCGGAGCCTCCGCCGCGCCCGCCTCCCGCCCTCTCCCCGCCGGGCCCTGGCCCCCGCCATGGCTCATCTCGGCCGGGTCCTGCCCCAGAGCCGTCGGGCGGCCTGGGCGCGGCGCTCGACAGCAGCCTGCGGGCCGCCGTGGCTTTCAAGGCGGAGGGCCAGCGCTGCTACCGAGAGAAGAAGTTCCGGGAAGCCATCGGCAAGTATCATCGGGCACTGCTGCAGCTGAAGGCGGCGCAGGGAACCCGCCCTGGTGGCCTGTCGGCCCCCACCCCGGGGCCCGCCACCAGCCCGGGTCCGGCCCGCCTCAGCGAGGAGCAGCGGCGCCTGGTGGAGAACACGGAGGTGGAATGTTATGACTCTCTCACCG CCTGCCTGCTGCAGTCGGAGCTGGTGAACTATGAGCGGGTGCGCGAGTACTGTCTCAAGGTGCTGGAGAAGCAGAAGGGCAACTTCAAGGCCACATACCGCGCCGGCATTGCCTTCTACCACCTGGGGGACTATGCACGCGCGATGCGCTACCTGCAGGAGGCCCGCAGCCGAGAGCCCACAG ACACCAATGTCCTACGCTACATCCAGTTGACTCAGCTGAAGATGAACCGGTGCAACCTCCAGCGGGAAGACAGTGGCACCGGACCAAGGGATGTCATTGGCTGA
- the TTC9B gene encoding tetratricopeptide repeat protein 9B isoform X2: MQRGALSPVLMLSAAPEPPPRPPPALSPPGPGPRHGSSRPGPAPEPSGGLGAALDSSLRAAVAFKAEGQRCYREKKFREAIACLLQSELVNYERVREYCLKVLEKQKGNFKATYRAGIAFYHLGDYARAMRYLQEARSREPTDTNVLRYIQLTQLKMNRCNLQREDSGTGPRDVIG; the protein is encoded by the exons ATGCAGCGCGGCGCGCTGTCCCCGGTGCTGATGCTCAGCGCTGCCCCGGAGCCTCCGCCGCGCCCGCCTCCCGCCCTCTCCCCGCCGGGCCCTGGCCCCCGCCATGGCTCATCTCGGCCGGGTCCTGCCCCAGAGCCGTCGGGCGGCCTGGGCGCGGCGCTCGACAGCAGCCTGCGGGCCGCCGTGGCTTTCAAGGCGGAGGGCCAGCGCTGCTACCGAGAGAAGAAGTTCCGGGAAGCCATCG CCTGCCTGCTGCAGTCGGAGCTGGTGAACTATGAGCGGGTGCGCGAGTACTGTCTCAAGGTGCTGGAGAAGCAGAAGGGCAACTTCAAGGCCACATACCGCGCCGGCATTGCCTTCTACCACCTGGGGGACTATGCACGCGCGATGCGCTACCTGCAGGAGGCCCGCAGCCGAGAGCCCACAG ACACCAATGTCCTACGCTACATCCAGTTGACTCAGCTGAAGATGAACCGGTGCAACCTCCAGCGGGAAGACAGTGGCACCGGACCAAGGGATGTCATTGGCTGA